A stretch of the Thalassotalea euphylliae genome encodes the following:
- a CDS encoding ABC transporter permease: MLIFTLRKLNLFLFTMLLLTVLSFSLSFLFPGDQLTNLTGQLNITPSEQTALAKEYSHESNIAWQYAAYLGHILNGELGLSMTNQTNITDEILRLLPATIELSLFAFVIATVIGIPLGFIAAIRHHKPADHVILAFAMIGYSIPVFWLGLLAILTFSIQLGWLPSGGQISLLYEIERTTGFMLVDILLSDSPYKWQALQNNFAHMILPALVIAAAPATVFIRLARTAMLEVLQTSYIKAARAKGLSFSQIILRHAIRNALIKVVQHIGLQFANLVTLAMITEVIFNWPGIGRWLIESIYQRDYTAIQSGLLVLSSFIFFVHIITDYTYAALNPLARGAKYGSR; the protein is encoded by the coding sequence ATGTTAATTTTCACTCTGCGTAAACTTAATCTGTTTTTGTTTACTATGTTGCTGCTAACCGTTTTGAGTTTCAGCTTATCGTTTTTATTCCCTGGCGATCAGTTAACGAATTTAACCGGCCAGTTAAATATTACGCCAAGTGAACAAACCGCACTAGCAAAAGAGTACAGCCATGAAAGCAATATCGCTTGGCAATATGCAGCTTACTTGGGTCATATTCTTAATGGTGAACTTGGTCTTTCAATGACCAATCAAACCAATATTACTGATGAAATTTTACGGCTTTTACCTGCGACCATTGAATTGAGCTTATTTGCGTTTGTAATTGCCACCGTCATTGGAATTCCACTGGGTTTTATTGCCGCAATTCGACACCATAAACCTGCTGACCACGTAATCCTAGCCTTTGCCATGATCGGTTATTCAATACCTGTGTTTTGGTTAGGTTTGTTAGCGATATTAACGTTTTCTATTCAGCTCGGTTGGCTTCCTTCTGGCGGGCAAATAAGCTTGCTTTATGAAATTGAACGCACCACTGGGTTTATGTTGGTTGATATATTATTGAGCGACAGCCCATATAAGTGGCAGGCCCTGCAAAATAATTTTGCCCACATGATATTGCCGGCACTAGTCATTGCAGCAGCGCCCGCCACAGTATTTATTCGCCTTGCACGCACGGCGATGCTTGAAGTACTGCAAACAAGTTATATCAAAGCCGCTAGAGCAAAAGGCTTAAGCTTTAGCCAAATTATTTTGCGCCACGCTATTCGCAACGCGCTGATTAAAGTGGTTCAGCATATCGGCTTACAGTTCGCGAACTTAGTTACATTGGCGATGATTACAGAAGTTATTTTTAACTGGCCAGGCATCGGCCGTTGGCTTATCGAAAGTATCTATCAACGTGACTACACCGCTATTCAAAGTGGTTTACTGGTGCTATCTAGCTTTATTTTCTTTGTTCACATTATCACCGATTACACATACGCAGCGTTAAACCCGCTGGCACGTGGAGCGAAATATGGCTCGCGATAA
- a CDS encoding ABC transporter permease subunit, translating into MARDKIYQEEEFPSPLTQLWLVFRQTPLILIGLGAFAFLIILAIFSPILAPHSSVESNVAMAMLPPAWDDNGNVSYLLGTDDLGRDMLSRLMHGASLTFGLSFIVVIVALVIGVFIGALSALTQGIKSSFLSHFLDVILSIPSLLLAIIIVAILGPGLSNTLWAVVMVLIPQFVHITRNAVKEEFAKDYVMASKLDGASSLRILHYSVLPNIIEKIISQATFAQSAAILDIAALGFLGLGAPIPLPEWGAMLASGFDLFYIAPWTVYLPGLAILFAVVATNLVGEGLRHAIKQRVQS; encoded by the coding sequence ATGGCTCGCGATAAAATTTATCAAGAAGAAGAGTTTCCATCGCCGTTAACGCAGCTTTGGCTGGTATTTCGTCAAACGCCGTTAATCTTAATAGGACTCGGCGCTTTCGCTTTTTTGATTATTCTTGCGATTTTCTCCCCGATACTTGCTCCGCATTCCTCGGTCGAAAGCAATGTCGCCATGGCGATGCTACCTCCTGCGTGGGACGATAATGGCAATGTTTCTTACTTGCTCGGCACAGATGACCTTGGGCGTGATATGCTGTCACGGTTGATGCATGGTGCATCTCTGACCTTTGGTTTAAGTTTTATTGTCGTTATTGTTGCTTTGGTTATAGGTGTCTTTATCGGCGCATTATCCGCGCTAACTCAAGGCATTAAGTCCAGCTTCCTTAGTCACTTTCTCGATGTGATTTTATCTATCCCATCACTGTTATTAGCCATCATAATCGTGGCGATTTTAGGGCCTGGCTTGAGTAACACTTTATGGGCTGTCGTCATGGTGCTCATACCACAATTTGTCCACATCACCCGAAACGCGGTAAAAGAAGAGTTCGCGAAAGACTACGTGATGGCGTCAAAACTTGACGGTGCAAGTTCGCTACGTATTTTACATTACTCTGTGCTGCCAAATATTATTGAAAAAATTATCAGCCAAGCGACCTTTGCCCAATCGGCTGCAATCTTAGATATTGCAGCACTAGGTTTTCTTGGTCTCGGCGCACCTATTCCTTTGCCTGAATGGGGGGCTATGCTCGCCAGTGGTTTTGACCTTTTCTATATCGCTCCTTGGACGGTGTATTTGCCAGGGTTAGCCATTTTATTTGCGGTAGTTGCTACAAACCTCGTCGGCGAAGGTTTACGCCATGCCATTAAACAAAGGGTACAAAGCTAG
- a CDS encoding oligopeptide/dipeptide ABC transporter ATP-binding protein, producing the protein MNLLDIRNLSIELVNKHERTLAVDRVSLAMKEGEVRGLVGESGSGKSLLAQAIVGVLSDKWHVTADRFHWRGKELLHLPLDERKAIISKDVAMIFQEPMACLDPTTTVGEQLEEAIASSMLNGNFWQRRKQRKEAAIKLLHKVGIKQHTYCSKSYPHQLTEAFCQRVMIAMALARRPKLLIADEPTAAMEATNQSQIFRLLASLNQLKNMSILLISHDLENITHWTNTITVMYSGQFVEAGTTEQIFNQPLHPYTQALLDSSLNANSNLPAKSRLMALPGSIPILQHLPIGCRLGPRCPRAQKACVNAPKVKNYHGHQVSCHYSLKELY; encoded by the coding sequence GTGAACCTGTTAGATATTCGCAATTTATCAATTGAGCTAGTCAACAAACATGAGCGAACACTCGCCGTTGACCGAGTTAGCCTAGCGATGAAAGAAGGCGAAGTCCGTGGCCTTGTTGGTGAATCAGGTTCGGGTAAGTCTTTGCTGGCACAAGCCATTGTTGGTGTACTCAGCGACAAATGGCATGTCACTGCGGACCGCTTTCACTGGCGAGGTAAAGAGCTTTTACATTTGCCACTAGATGAACGAAAAGCCATTATCAGTAAAGATGTTGCAATGATCTTTCAAGAGCCCATGGCTTGTCTTGATCCGACAACAACTGTTGGTGAGCAACTTGAGGAAGCAATTGCAAGTTCCATGCTAAACGGTAACTTCTGGCAGCGTAGAAAGCAACGTAAAGAGGCAGCAATAAAGTTACTGCATAAAGTGGGGATCAAACAGCATACCTACTGCAGCAAAAGCTACCCTCATCAGCTGACAGAAGCATTTTGTCAACGAGTGATGATTGCTATGGCGTTGGCTAGACGCCCTAAATTACTGATTGCTGACGAGCCTACAGCGGCGATGGAAGCTACCAATCAAAGCCAAATTTTTCGCTTACTAGCCAGCTTAAACCAGCTAAAGAACATGTCGATTTTGCTGATCAGCCACGATTTAGAAAACATTACCCATTGGACGAATACTATTACCGTAATGTACAGCGGCCAATTTGTTGAAGCCGGCACCACCGAGCAAATTTTCAATCAGCCACTGCACCCATACACACAAGCGCTGCTTGATAGCAGCTTAAATGCCAATAGTAATTTGCCGGCAAAATCTCGACTGATGGCACTGCCAGGCAGCATTCCGATTTTGCAGCACTTACCTATCGGTTGCCGACTGGGGCCACGATGCCCCAGAGCGCAAAAAGCCTGTGTAAACGCGCCAAAAGTAAAAAACTATCATGGTCATCAAGTAAGCTGTCACTATTCGCTTAAGGAGCTTTATTAA
- a CDS encoding ATP-binding cassette domain-containing protein, whose product MTTPTALLDVSELSKVYKVRGQWFKRKEITALSPLSFSLQSYKTLAIVGEMGSGKSTLAKLLVGAEVPTTGKIKLNGQLLEPGNFKQRCQYVRMIFQDSSTTLNPALTIGQLLDEPLKLNTNLNELERAQLIRTTLLKVGMLAEHMNFYPHMFSGGQKQRISLARAIILSPQIVILDEALAALDPSLRSQMINLLLDLQQQMGLAFVLISHNLGIVRHLSDEVMVLCDGKVVEYGTTAQVLKQPNHKYTKKLIMNQSAQMTGKR is encoded by the coding sequence ATGACGACGCCGACAGCGCTGCTAGATGTTAGCGAATTAAGCAAAGTGTACAAAGTTCGTGGCCAATGGTTTAAACGCAAAGAAATTACTGCTCTTTCACCACTGTCATTCTCATTGCAAAGCTATAAAACATTAGCCATTGTTGGTGAAATGGGCTCTGGCAAGTCGACATTGGCAAAGTTACTTGTTGGCGCAGAAGTACCCACAACAGGCAAAATAAAACTTAATGGCCAACTGCTAGAGCCGGGGAATTTTAAACAGCGTTGCCAGTATGTGCGCATGATATTTCAAGACTCTTCGACAACGCTAAACCCAGCCCTTACCATTGGTCAATTGCTGGATGAGCCACTTAAGTTGAATACCAATTTAAATGAGCTAGAACGAGCACAACTGATCAGAACCACATTACTGAAAGTCGGGATGCTGGCAGAGCATATGAATTTCTACCCGCATATGTTTTCTGGCGGCCAAAAACAGCGTATTTCGCTCGCTAGGGCTATTATTCTATCGCCGCAAATCGTTATCCTTGATGAAGCCTTAGCTGCCCTTGACCCTTCACTTCGCTCACAGATGATCAATTTATTGCTCGATCTACAACAACAAATGGGGTTAGCATTCGTGCTAATCTCGCACAATTTAGGTATTGTTCGCCACCTAAGTGATGAGGTGATGGTGTTATGTGACGGCAAAGTTGTTGAGTACGGTACTACAGCGCAAGTACTCAAACAGCCAAACCATAAATACACCAAAAAGCTGATTATGAACCAAAGCGCTCAAATGACTGGCAAACGATAG
- a CDS encoding SurA N-terminal domain-containing protein: protein MLENIRENSQGVIAKVILGFIILTFAVAGIGGYSSSVDTSVAEVNGEKISQQAFDQAYQAQRNRMAQQFGDMFDTLSADPSYMANFRNGVLDNLINEKLIDQSVRELAIRISDEDLKKTIREMPEFQVNGVFDNNRYLAIINQSGFFQSSDFRDYLRVELTRRQLSQALVATEFSLPYQTEQLTALQNQLRDVKFATISAEQFKAKVEVAEQEISDYYQNNQVMFENQEKVKVEYVALDVADIAKNVDVTSEEVNTFYRENINEFTKQEQRRVSHILVEAGEDEAAAKQQAEAILARIQAGEDFAELAKTESADTFSGENGGDLEWIERGVMDEAFDDAAFALAAAGDVSGVVQTSFGFHIIKLTELVAEQVQSFEEVEQELTARVKSDKAQNQFFELQQELARVAFEFPDSLDDAAGAVNAEVKTSDWLARNGNLAPFDAPSVIDAAFSDLVLSENLNSDVIEVNDGLVMVVRLAEHQPADVKPLSEVTAQITALLTNEKATAAAQTLVDDLVAKYNSGENIDAELSEAGSKFEEQVAMARFGAAVDSAIVRKAFTLPKPAENSIAAGTATLANGDLAIVQVTAVKAGNNAVNPQLAEQKANQLAQETYKGYVDSLKADAKISQRESIQETSAF from the coding sequence ATGTTAGAGAATATAAGAGAAAACTCTCAAGGAGTTATTGCTAAGGTTATCCTTGGCTTTATTATTTTAACTTTTGCGGTCGCTGGTATTGGCGGGTACAGCAGCAGTGTTGATACTTCTGTTGCAGAAGTTAATGGTGAGAAAATTTCCCAACAAGCTTTTGATCAAGCATACCAAGCGCAGCGTAATCGTATGGCGCAGCAATTTGGTGATATGTTTGATACCTTGTCAGCTGATCCTAGCTACATGGCGAATTTCCGCAACGGTGTATTAGATAACCTAATCAACGAAAAGCTTATTGATCAAAGTGTTCGTGAACTAGCTATTCGTATTTCAGATGAAGACCTAAAGAAAACTATCCGTGAGATGCCGGAATTTCAGGTTAACGGTGTGTTCGACAATAACCGCTACTTAGCAATTATTAACCAATCGGGTTTTTTCCAATCTTCAGATTTTCGTGATTACTTGCGTGTTGAGCTAACAAGACGTCAGCTTAGCCAAGCATTAGTGGCAACTGAGTTCAGCCTGCCGTACCAAACCGAGCAGTTAACCGCGCTACAAAACCAACTACGCGATGTTAAGTTTGCCACCATTTCTGCAGAGCAGTTTAAAGCGAAAGTTGAAGTTGCTGAGCAAGAGATCAGTGACTACTACCAAAACAACCAAGTGATGTTTGAAAACCAAGAAAAAGTAAAGGTTGAATACGTTGCGCTTGACGTAGCAGATATCGCTAAAAATGTTGATGTGACATCAGAAGAGGTGAACACCTTTTATCGTGAAAACATTAACGAATTTACCAAGCAAGAGCAGCGCCGCGTTTCACATATTTTAGTCGAAGCTGGTGAAGATGAAGCTGCGGCAAAGCAGCAGGCTGAAGCTATTCTTGCTAGAATTCAGGCAGGTGAAGACTTCGCTGAATTAGCTAAAACTGAATCAGCCGATACATTCAGCGGTGAAAACGGTGGTGATCTAGAGTGGATCGAACGTGGTGTGATGGACGAAGCATTCGATGATGCTGCTTTTGCATTAGCTGCTGCAGGTGATGTAAGCGGTGTTGTTCAAACAAGCTTTGGTTTTCATATTATCAAGTTAACCGAGTTAGTTGCTGAACAAGTTCAATCTTTTGAAGAGGTTGAGCAAGAGTTAACGGCTCGTGTTAAGAGTGACAAAGCGCAGAATCAGTTCTTTGAATTGCAACAAGAACTAGCGCGTGTGGCGTTTGAATTCCCAGACAGTTTAGATGATGCTGCTGGCGCCGTGAACGCAGAAGTGAAAACATCAGACTGGCTTGCGCGCAATGGTAATCTAGCACCTTTTGATGCACCTAGCGTAATCGACGCTGCATTTTCTGATTTAGTGCTAAGCGAGAACTTAAACTCTGACGTGATTGAAGTAAACGATGGCCTTGTTATGGTTGTTCGCTTAGCTGAGCACCAACCTGCTGATGTTAAGCCGTTAAGTGAAGTGACAGCGCAAATTACTGCGTTGTTGACGAATGAGAAGGCAACAGCTGCGGCACAAACGTTAGTTGATGACTTAGTAGCTAAGTACAACAGTGGTGAGAATATTGACGCTGAGTTAAGTGAAGCCGGTAGTAAGTTTGAAGAGCAAGTTGCAATGGCGAGATTTGGCGCTGCGGTTGATAGCGCAATAGTTCGCAAGGCATTTACTCTGCCAAAACCAGCAGAAAATAGCATTGCTGCTGGCACAGCTACGCTGGCAAATGGTGACTTAGCAATTGTACAAGTGACTGCAGTTAAAGCTGGCAATAATGCGGTCAACCCACAACTTGCTGAGCAAAAAGCTAATCAGCTGGCTCAGGAAACATACAAGGGTTACGTAGACTCGTTAAAAGCTGATGCGAAAATTAGCCAACGCGAAAGCATTCAGGAAACATCAGCTTTCTAA
- the hupB gene encoding nucleoid-associated protein HU-beta yields the protein MNKSQLIEKIAAGADISKAAAGRALDSFIEAVTEELKSGEQVALVGFGTFSVRDRAARTGRNPQTGATIEISAAKIPSFKAGKALKDACN from the coding sequence GTGAATAAGTCTCAACTAATCGAGAAAATTGCTGCTGGCGCGGATATTTCAAAAGCTGCTGCTGGTCGTGCTTTAGACTCATTTATCGAAGCGGTTACTGAAGAATTAAAAAGCGGTGAGCAAGTTGCTCTAGTTGGCTTCGGTACATTCTCAGTACGTGACCGTGCTGCACGCACTGGCCGCAACCCACAAACGGGTGCAACGATTGAAATTTCTGCTGCAAAAATCCCATCTTTCAAAGCGGGTAAAGCGTTAAAAGACGCGTGTAACTAA